The nucleotide sequence CTGGCTTTGCAACAGATTTCCCTTCGTGACCTGTTTCTCATTCTTTTTTCTGATCTCATAATAGAGCTCTTTAGTCACTGCTGCTTTTTTGGCATTTAGGAGATCTTATACATCCTCCATACAGATCATCAAAAGGAATGAGCATCTGAAGAGTAATGTCTTTGTAAACTcgacctttttttctttctggttGATAAACATAGGTTTTGTGCAGTCAGACAAAAAATGCAGAGCAGTATGTGGAATTGAACAATTAGAATAACGACCACATCAGTTGGTCTTGCATCTTGTATGCAATAAGTTATAGTATCAACTAACAAACATTTTGTCAATTTGTAAATAATCTTAGTTATTATGTTTACAGATGTAACAAATCCATTCTGGTAATCTCTGTTGTCTGAATCAAGTGTTAGTAGCTGAAGACAATCGAAAATGCCCGACAAAACTACCATTCCCAGGCTCAATTCTTCAGAAGAAAAAGGTCTCTTATGACTTACTTATATCATCTCTGTCTCTTTCGAGCCAGCCATTTTAGCATTTTCACAATCCTGCCTAAGAAGTTTATATAGTGGAGTATAAAACAAGCAACATAAACCAAATGGAACTGCCATCATCGAAAGAAGGCCCTTAGACAATGCAAAAGCCTCGCGCACAGACCCTTTAACTGGATCAATAGACTTGGAATCATAGCCAAATATCTGCTCTGAAAGAATTCCTACTAAAGGAGcagcaaaagaagagaatgatCCTTCAAAAGCACGATCAAATGCGTAGATCATTGTTCGGTGTTTAGCAGGCACCACTTCAGCAAACATGGGGCCATTTGCAGCAGTCGCATTCCAGCTGATTGTCAGGCCCATAAAAAATACAGTTGTGGCAAATGTATAGTAACTGCTTACCGACTGCGGGATCACTCTTAGAAGGAACCATGAGAATGGGATGCCCATGAAAGCACTGAACTGCGCACACATGATCCGGCCTTTGTATGGGTAAAGTTGTGATAATCGATCTGCTATTAATCCACCAACGAGGGAACCCATTGCACATCCAATTGCAAAAAGACTTAGGAGGGCCGCTGCACCGTTATGATCAAAACCTGCAAAAAATACTCGAAAGACATCCTTATACAAGTAGATAAACCCATCAGCATCACCAAATGTATATTATCTAGTGTTTTGTAATTCGTACCATGTTTCATCTACTAGTCTACTGTACTTAAGCGATGAAGTATGAATAAGGAATAATATAGGGAAAGAATGAATAATCTGTATCTGCCTTCCATTGAGCATATTGGGAATATGGGTGTTCTGTCACCGTGTTCCATATTAACATCAGGTCTAAAGATGCAATGTCTCTAATGTAAATGTGTTCCCAATCAATCCATTAATGAGGGCATTAGAGATCATATGGGTGCTTACCAATTAGTTCAAACCACATTGTAAAGAACACCATAGCAGTCCATGGTAGAGAACCGACAATGCCCTGCAAAACAATTATCTGAAATGTTTTCACTTTCATAACAGCCTTTGTAGCCGTCCAGGACTCCAACCAGATGGATGATGCACTAGCTTTGCTTTTCTCAATCAACAAATCCCTGAAGCCAAAAACATCAAGTCAACAAAActggaaaatgaaaagataagCAGCCAAGTACTTCTAAGCTCAATAGGTCCTATTAACAGATGAAAATGGAAAACAGAAAGCAACAAGATAAAATAACTGATACATGAGGTTGAAGCAATAATATCAAGAGATGTAGGTAGCAGTAAGCATTGAAAGACATAGCAATACTGGGGCATCTCAAGTGAGCAAGTATACCTATCAGAGTCCTCACCGGAAGCATGGCTGACACTGATTGCTTTCCTTGGGTCTGTGACGAATATCAGAACAAGAAACCCAATTAGTGCACTCAATGCTGCCATCAAGATGAAGGCACAACGCCATCCTGGTATGCCCCAATACTGCTGGCCCGCCATTAATGTTGCCAGAACACCACCTCCTATGCCACCCAAGGTACCAATCAAGCTTAGCAGTCCAAATCCGGTGCCCCTCACACCATCCATATAGCTATCAGCGATGAAAGACTGCAGAACTGGTATCACAATTGCGAGTCCAAAACCATTTACTGCTCTCCAGAACGCAACTTGCAAAAAATACTGGCTGGCACCAACTGCAGCTGTTGATAATGcccagcaaaaagtgcccagtGCAAGAATAGTAGGGCGATCATGGTTAATTACCAGAACCCCTGCCAAGGGTGATGCCAGTCCCTGAACAAAATTCCTTATGAATGTCAGATAACCCAAATCAGATGGCCCAGCATTGAAAGCTTCACTAACTTCTTTGTAAACAGAAGGAAGGAGGTTTTCATCAGCACGCTCCATTATAGCAGCCATGTTGATAAGAATGAGGGAAAGAGAAACTCCAAAAACCTTCGCTGTTCTGCAGGAGGCGAAATATTACCAACAGAGAGACGAAAATCAATGCACTGAGAGAAGCACTTAGAATCAGGAAACTTAACAGCgtgaataaattaataatatcacCATCCTCTGGAATAAACAACCCATGCATCAGACACAATAATCTGATACAAGAAGCATCTGAAGCAATATAAAAGCTCATTGCAGGCTTTGTAACTCATCATCTAATATGAATGAGAATGAAGCTCAACAAATTCAAGAAAATTGTGtatccaaaaacaaaataacgtTATCGGGGGGAAAGTACTGACGTGATTAAACTACTgctgttgttttttgttttttgaaagggTAAAATTTTATTTCACCAAGGAGGTGCAAACAGAAACCTACAGACATTTTAGTGGCCACTGGGTACCATATAAGCTGAACGAGGTACCTTCagcacaaaaaaaatcatgctcaAGAGTGCCAGATATATCCCCTCTAAGAATGACAAAATTCTCATGGATATACTAGTCGTGGTGTGGTCTGCAATTGTACACGAGACTATGC is from Tripterygium wilfordii isolate XIE 37 chromosome 14, ASM1340144v1, whole genome shotgun sequence and encodes:
- the LOC120014999 gene encoding multidrug resistance protein 2-like, with translation MFPSNLKAMKTAKVFGVSLSLILINMAAIMERADENLLPSVYKEVSEAFNAGPSDLGYLTFIRNFVQGLASPLAGVLVINHDRPTILALGTFCWALSTAAVGASQYFLQVAFWRAVNGFGLAIVIPVLQSFIADSYMDGVRGTGFGLLSLIGTLGGIGGGVLATLMAGQQYWGIPGWRCAFILMAALSALIGFLVLIFVTDPRKAISVSHASGEDSDRDLLIEKSKASASSIWLESWTATKAVMKVKTFQIIVLQGIVGSLPWTAMVFFTMWFELIGFDHNGAAALLSLFAIGCAMGSLVGGLIADRLSQLYPYKGRIMCAQFSAFMGIPFSWFLLRVIPQSVSSYYTFATTVFFMGLTISWNATAANGPMFAEVVPAKHRTMIYAFDRAFEGSFSSFAAPLVGILSEQIFGYDSKSIDPVKGSVREAFALSKGLLSMMAVPFGLCCLFYTPLYKLLRQDCENAKMAGSKETEMI